In one Candidatus Planktophila vernalis genomic region, the following are encoded:
- the nusB gene encoding transcription antitermination factor NusB: MSARSKARKQALDLLFEADIRGTNALETLNLRDIVEEGPDARPIREYTRSLVTGVSENTRKIDELITTYAQGWDMDRLPNVDRNILRLGIYEILWAADIPDSVAIDEALSLAKELSTDESSGFIHGVLGRISSLKENLSL, from the coding sequence GTGTCTGCCCGCAGTAAAGCAAGAAAGCAAGCTTTAGACCTACTCTTCGAAGCTGATATTCGGGGAACTAATGCTTTGGAAACTCTCAACCTCAGAGACATCGTTGAAGAGGGACCAGATGCAAGGCCTATTCGAGAATACACACGCTCTCTTGTTACTGGCGTGAGTGAAAATACTCGAAAGATTGATGAACTCATCACGACTTATGCCCAAGGCTGGGATATGGATCGACTTCCTAATGTGGATCGCAATATCTTGCGGCTAGGTATCTATGAGATTTTATGGGCAGCTGATATTCCAGACAGCGTTGCAATTGATGAAGCATTGAGTTTGGCTAAAGAGCTCTCAACCGATGAGTCATCTGGCTTTATCCATGGCGTTTTAGGTCGAATCTCATCACTCAAAGAGAACCTGTCCCTTTAG
- the aroC gene encoding chorismate synthase — MRWLTAGESHGQALSAIIEGIPASVEITTADIDRHLERRRLGYGRGARQNFEADKVTILGGIRLGLTQGGPIAIQVGNSEWPKWEKVMSADPVPEDEIKDLARNAPLTRPRPGHADLVGMQKYDLDDARPILERASARETASRVALGAVARSFLEQSVGITILSHVLSIGKARVPNDYALPDPKDMARIDKDPVRCADKTTSALMIKEIEAAHSDGDTLGGVVEVLAFNMPPGLGSHVHWDRRLDARLAGALMGIQAIKGVEVGDGFETATRRGSVAHDEIEKNAKGKIVRRTDRAGGTEGGMSNGEVLRVRAAMKPISTVPKALDTIDVATGESAKAINQRSDVCAVPAAGVVAEAMVALVLAEAVLEKFGGDSVTETRRNFNSYMQNLNFS, encoded by the coding sequence ATGCGTTGGTTAACTGCTGGTGAGTCTCATGGTCAGGCACTCAGTGCGATCATTGAGGGAATCCCTGCCTCGGTAGAAATTACGACGGCAGATATTGATCGTCACTTAGAGCGCAGACGCCTTGGTTATGGCCGAGGAGCCAGACAAAACTTTGAAGCTGACAAGGTAACAATTCTTGGAGGAATTCGACTAGGTCTGACACAAGGTGGACCAATTGCTATTCAAGTTGGAAATTCCGAGTGGCCTAAATGGGAAAAAGTGATGTCTGCAGATCCTGTTCCTGAAGATGAAATTAAGGACTTGGCCCGTAATGCACCTTTGACTAGACCACGTCCTGGTCATGCCGATCTAGTTGGAATGCAGAAGTATGATTTAGATGACGCACGACCAATCTTAGAGCGAGCAAGTGCTCGTGAAACAGCATCCCGAGTTGCACTTGGTGCAGTTGCAAGAAGTTTCCTTGAGCAAAGCGTTGGTATAACAATCTTGTCTCACGTTTTATCTATTGGAAAAGCCCGCGTTCCTAATGATTATGCGTTGCCTGATCCAAAGGACATGGCACGAATTGATAAAGATCCCGTTCGTTGCGCCGATAAAACAACGAGTGCGTTGATGATCAAAGAGATTGAAGCAGCCCACTCAGATGGAGACACCTTGGGTGGAGTAGTTGAGGTTTTAGCTTTCAATATGCCACCAGGATTAGGTTCACACGTTCATTGGGATCGCAGACTCGATGCTCGTTTAGCTGGAGCGTTGATGGGCATTCAAGCCATTAAGGGTGTTGAAGTTGGCGATGGCTTTGAAACTGCAACGCGCCGAGGCTCTGTTGCACATGATGAAATTGAAAAGAATGCCAAAGGAAAGATTGTTCGCCGCACTGACCGCGCGGGTGGAACCGAAGGCGGCATGTCTAATGGTGAAGTTCTCCGAGTTCGAGCAGCGATGAAACCAATCTCTACAGTTCCTAAAGCGCTAGACACAATCGATGTTGCTACGGGGGAGAGTGCCAAGGCGATTAACCAACGCTCTGATGTCTGCGCAGTTCCAGCCGCTGGTGTCGTAGCTGAAGCAATGGTGGCATTAGTTCTAGCAGAGGCAGTACTAGAAAAATTCGGTGGTGATTCAGTAACCGAAACACGCCGTAATTTCAACAGCTACATGCAGAACCTGAACTTTTCATAA
- the aroQ gene encoding type II 3-dehydroquinate dehydratase, with protein sequence MKIMVINGPNLARLDIRDSSIYGDLNYAELKSLIETSASSAGMQADVRQSNDEATIIGWLHEAADAKLPVIINPAAFTHYSYAIRDAAELLKAPLIEVHLSNPMAREEFRHTSVISGVASGTIAGFGPNSYVLAINALKSLLG encoded by the coding sequence ATGAAGATCATGGTTATCAATGGCCCGAATCTGGCTCGCTTAGATATTCGTGATTCCTCTATTTATGGAGATCTTAATTACGCAGAACTTAAATCTTTGATTGAGACAAGTGCATCCTCAGCAGGGATGCAGGCAGATGTGCGACAGAGCAATGATGAGGCAACGATTATCGGTTGGCTCCATGAAGCAGCAGATGCAAAGTTGCCAGTGATTATTAACCCGGCAGCATTTACTCATTATTCATATGCAATTCGCGATGCAGCAGAACTATTGAAGGCACCACTTATCGAGGTTCATTTATCTAATCCAATGGCACGTGAGGAATTTCGTCACACATCAGTTATCTCTGGTGTGGCATCAGGGACAATCGCAGGTTTTGGTCCCAATTCCTATGTTTTAGCGATTAATGCCCTTAAATCCCTGCTTGGCTAA
- the efp gene encoding elongation factor P, with translation MATTADLKNGITLEIETQLWTVVEFQHVKPGKGPAFVRTKLKSVLTGKVIDRTFNSGVKIDIAILEKRDMQYLYKEGDDFVFMDSKTYDQMTISAAVVGDMANYMLENTDAVVAVNEGNPLYIELAASVPLRITYTEPGIQGDRSSGGTKPATVETGIEIQVPLFIKQDEIVMVDTRDGSYQGRAN, from the coding sequence GTGGCAACTACAGCTGATCTAAAAAATGGAATTACTCTAGAGATTGAGACACAGTTGTGGACAGTCGTTGAGTTTCAGCATGTGAAGCCAGGTAAGGGCCCAGCATTTGTTCGTACAAAGCTCAAGTCAGTACTTACTGGAAAGGTTATTGATCGCACATTCAACTCAGGTGTAAAGATTGATATCGCTATTCTAGAAAAGCGTGACATGCAGTATTTGTATAAAGAAGGCGACGACTTCGTATTCATGGATAGCAAGACTTACGACCAGATGACTATCTCAGCAGCTGTGGTGGGCGATATGGCTAACTACATGCTCGAAAACACAGATGCAGTGGTTGCTGTTAATGAAGGAAATCCTCTTTATATCGAATTAGCTGCATCAGTACCTTTGCGTATTACATACACAGAGCCAGGAATCCAGGGAGATCGCTCTTCTGGTGGAACTAAGCCAGCAACAGTTGAAACTGGAATTGAAATTCAAGTACCACTCTTTATCAAGCAGGATGAAATTGTCATGGTTGATACACGTGATGGTTCATACCAGGGCCGCGCTAACTAG
- a CDS encoding dihydroorotase, producing the protein MQRFLLKGGKVLGATSSDLLISNGRIEAISKSISDETATVIDLKGSVVLPGLVDLHTHLREPGREDSETVASASRAGAKGGFTALSAMANTSPVADTAGVVEQVYRLGQEAGLVDVFPIGAVTQGLKGEQLSEIGAMADSVARVRVFSDDGNCVFDPLVMRRALEYIKKFDGVIAQHAQEPRLTVGSQMNEGIISSKLGLKGWPAIAEEAIIARDVLLADHVQSRLHICHVTTAGGVEIIRWAKARGIQVTAEVTPHHLLLTDDLASSYDPIFKVNPPLRTEHDVMALREALADGTIDIVATDHAPHTSETKDCEWAEASFGMIGLETALSIVTKTMVESGLLDWAGVAQRMSIAPAAIGRYSNHGQELVVGSSAHITVINPTKSWVVDRDLVLSKSRNTPYHGYELPGLVTHTFFGGRATMIDSKVIDKVVQ; encoded by the coding sequence ATCCAACGTTTCTTACTAAAAGGTGGCAAAGTACTAGGAGCGACAAGCTCTGATCTCTTGATTAGCAATGGTCGAATTGAAGCTATTTCTAAATCAATTTCAGATGAAACAGCAACTGTCATTGATCTCAAGGGCAGCGTAGTTTTGCCGGGCTTAGTAGATCTTCATACTCACTTGCGTGAGCCTGGACGCGAAGATAGTGAAACTGTCGCAAGTGCTAGCAGAGCAGGTGCAAAGGGTGGCTTCACAGCACTCTCTGCAATGGCTAACACTTCACCCGTCGCCGATACAGCCGGTGTAGTTGAGCAGGTTTATCGTTTGGGACAAGAAGCGGGATTGGTAGATGTATTTCCAATTGGCGCTGTCACACAGGGGCTCAAGGGCGAACAACTCTCTGAAATAGGAGCCATGGCTGATTCAGTTGCCCGTGTTCGGGTCTTTAGTGATGACGGAAACTGTGTCTTTGATCCTTTAGTTATGCGAAGAGCTTTGGAATACATCAAGAAGTTTGATGGTGTAATCGCCCAACATGCACAAGAGCCGAGATTAACTGTTGGTTCCCAGATGAATGAGGGAATTATCAGTTCGAAGTTGGGATTGAAAGGTTGGCCAGCCATTGCTGAGGAAGCAATTATTGCAAGAGATGTTTTGTTGGCAGATCATGTTCAGTCACGTTTACATATCTGTCACGTTACAACTGCTGGGGGAGTAGAGATTATTCGTTGGGCAAAGGCTAGAGGAATTCAGGTAACTGCTGAAGTAACACCTCATCACCTGCTGCTAACAGATGATTTAGCGAGCTCATATGATCCAATATTTAAGGTCAATCCACCGCTTCGCACAGAACATGATGTGATGGCATTGCGTGAGGCATTAGCCGATGGAACAATCGATATTGTTGCAACGGATCATGCACCACATACCAGTGAGACGAAAGATTGTGAATGGGCTGAAGCATCATTTGGAATGATCGGCTTAGAAACTGCACTCTCAATTGTGACAAAAACTATGGTCGAAAGCGGACTTCTAGATTGGGCCGGAGTTGCCCAGCGTATGTCCATTGCTCCTGCAGCAATCGGTCGATACTCAAATCACGGTCAAGAACTTGTTGTCGGATCTTCCGCACACATAACTGTGATTAATCCAACCAAGAGCTGGGTCGTAGATCGCGATTTGGTTCTCTCAAAGAGTCGCAATACTCCATACCATGGCTATGAATTGCCAGGATTAGTAACACATACTTTCTTTGGTGGTCGAGCAACAATGATTGATTCAAAAGTTATAGACAAGGTGGTGCAGTAA
- the aroB gene encoding 3-dehydroquinate synthase: MIHTIRVHAEHEYDVVVGCDWQSILKDSIDSYTRVALVYSSAMRDHIKGFKPDNTEIHYFEVADGEGAKTSQSLQSLWNWLGAAGFTRSDAVVGIGGGTITDLAGFAAASWLRGIDWIAVPTTVAGMVDAAIGGKTGINSDYGKNLIGAFHSPQKVLIDTSWLTTLSDRDFAAGLAEVVKCGFIMDGKILDLVNGKGVAEIRGDASLVQDLITRSVAVKAHVVGSDFKESFGREVLNYGHTLGHAIEIHSKYSLRHGEAVSIGLIFAAELAGVKGLLDSKSIQLHKQILTSLGLPTTYPRDSWQHLYPLLALDKKSRGHQLRFVGLSAIGETLRIEDANESELAAAYERISS, translated from the coding sequence ATGATTCACACTATCCGAGTTCATGCAGAGCATGAATATGATGTAGTTGTCGGTTGTGATTGGCAATCAATCCTCAAAGACTCAATTGATTCTTACACTCGCGTAGCACTTGTGTATTCATCGGCAATGCGTGATCACATTAAAGGATTCAAGCCAGATAACACTGAGATTCATTATTTTGAAGTTGCTGATGGGGAAGGTGCTAAAACTTCTCAGTCCCTGCAATCATTATGGAATTGGTTAGGAGCTGCTGGCTTTACGCGCTCTGATGCAGTTGTGGGTATTGGTGGCGGGACTATTACAGATCTTGCTGGTTTTGCCGCAGCATCGTGGTTACGAGGCATTGATTGGATAGCTGTTCCAACCACTGTTGCCGGAATGGTTGATGCAGCAATTGGTGGAAAAACTGGAATTAATAGCGATTATGGCAAGAACTTAATCGGTGCATTTCATTCTCCTCAAAAGGTTTTGATCGACACCTCGTGGCTCACCACGTTAAGTGATAGAGACTTTGCGGCAGGGTTAGCTGAGGTCGTTAAGTGCGGATTCATTATGGATGGCAAGATTCTTGACTTAGTAAACGGTAAGGGCGTAGCAGAGATTCGCGGGGACGCCTCTCTGGTTCAAGATCTCATTACGCGCTCTGTGGCGGTTAAAGCCCATGTTGTTGGAAGTGATTTCAAAGAATCTTTTGGTAGGGAGGTTCTCAATTACGGACATACTCTGGGGCATGCAATAGAAATTCATAGCAAGTATTCACTTCGTCACGGGGAAGCTGTCTCGATAGGCCTTATTTTTGCCGCCGAACTTGCTGGAGTTAAAGGATTGCTGGATTCAAAGAGCATTCAACTGCACAAACAAATTCTTACTAGCTTGGGATTGCCCACCACATATCCGCGCGATTCTTGGCAACATCTCTATCCGCTTCTGGCTTTGGACAAGAAGTCACGAGGCCACCAACTTCGATTCGTGGGACTGAGTGCGATCGGTGAGACCTTGCGCATTGAGGATGCAAATGAAAGCGAACTAGCAGCTGCTTATGAGAGAATTAGCTCATGA
- the pyrR gene encoding bifunctional pyr operon transcriptional regulator/uracil phosphoribosyltransferase PyrR, whose amino-acid sequence MSVALSAQDISRALTRISHEILEKNHGSSEITVLGIPTRGAHLAARIAAIMSSIEGKEIAHGTLDITLYRDDLRLRAPRAIMPTSIPPIGIQGRDVILIDDVLYSGRTIRAALDALGEVGRPRTVQLAVLVDRGHRQLPIRADFVGKNLPTSEKQSVRVSLTETDGVDEVVIEGEAN is encoded by the coding sequence ATGAGCGTAGCCCTGTCCGCACAGGATATTTCACGTGCGTTGACCCGCATTTCCCATGAGATTTTAGAAAAGAATCATGGTTCTTCAGAGATCACCGTCCTAGGCATTCCAACTCGTGGTGCTCACTTAGCTGCTCGTATCGCAGCGATTATGAGTTCGATTGAGGGTAAAGAGATTGCCCACGGAACTCTAGATATCACCTTGTATCGAGATGATCTTCGCCTGCGCGCACCCCGCGCAATCATGCCTACATCAATCCCACCAATAGGAATTCAAGGACGAGATGTCATCTTGATTGATGATGTCTTGTACTCAGGTCGCACGATACGAGCAGCGCTAGATGCACTCGGAGAAGTAGGACGCCCGCGCACTGTGCAGCTGGCAGTCCTTGTCGATAGAGGCCATCGTCAATTACCTATCAGAGCAGATTTTGTTGGTAAAAACTTACCGACATCAGAGAAGCAATCAGTCAGGGTCTCACTGACTGAAACAGATGGTGTCGATGAAGTTGTAATTGAAGGGGAGGCAAACTAA
- the mltG gene encoding endolytic transglycosylase MltG → MKIFNNPLIRVVSAFLFVALLSLSIHTVRSNISSAPDFPTAKIEANSPVVVVEIPAGASGSEVGQILYENKVTKSALAYFRAAVADPRSAQVAPGAHELNLGISARQALAQLLDPARIPNLIKVFEGGWKSEVIDSLLKYGFTKKDIDTAFKKIVLPSGFSNAEGLLFPAQYSFPVGTSALEAVQAMVNRFSDEAMGQELLAAKGKYSPAQLLTIASLIQAEGGAGDFYKVSRVIRNRLEISMPLQLDATVHYVKKLRGEIFLSTNSTLIKSPYNTYRNYGLPPSPIGNPGSEAIAAALKPADGDWLYFITVAPGDTRFTRSHDEFLTWKALFVKNRKAGVFK, encoded by the coding sequence ATGAAGATATTCAACAACCCCCTCATCCGTGTGGTTTCAGCCTTTCTCTTCGTTGCCCTTCTTAGCCTTTCAATTCACACAGTGAGATCCAATATCTCCTCAGCCCCTGATTTCCCAACAGCGAAAATAGAGGCCAATTCACCGGTAGTAGTTGTTGAAATTCCAGCTGGTGCTAGCGGTTCTGAAGTGGGACAAATACTTTACGAGAACAAAGTAACCAAATCTGCACTGGCTTACTTTAGAGCAGCAGTTGCAGATCCTCGTTCTGCCCAAGTTGCACCCGGTGCACATGAACTAAATCTCGGAATCTCAGCACGTCAGGCTTTGGCCCAACTACTCGACCCCGCACGCATTCCGAATTTGATTAAGGTATTTGAAGGTGGTTGGAAGAGTGAAGTCATCGACTCTCTACTTAAGTATGGTTTCACAAAGAAGGATATAGATACTGCCTTCAAGAAAATTGTGTTGCCTTCAGGATTTTCAAATGCTGAAGGTCTACTTTTCCCAGCGCAATATTCATTTCCTGTCGGAACAAGTGCATTAGAGGCTGTGCAAGCGATGGTTAATCGCTTTTCAGATGAAGCTATGGGACAAGAACTCTTAGCTGCGAAAGGAAAATACTCTCCAGCACAGCTGTTGACCATCGCATCTTTGATCCAAGCCGAGGGGGGCGCAGGGGATTTCTATAAGGTTTCTCGAGTAATCAGAAATCGCCTGGAAATCTCTATGCCACTGCAGTTAGATGCCACGGTTCACTATGTGAAGAAACTTCGTGGAGAAATTTTCTTGAGCACTAATTCCACGCTGATTAAGTCTCCCTACAACACCTATAGAAATTATGGTCTTCCACCATCACCGATCGGAAACCCAGGAAGTGAGGCAATTGCTGCGGCGTTGAAACCTGCCGACGGGGATTGGCTGTATTTCATTACAGTTGCACCAGGGGACACACGGTTCACTCGTTCTCATGATGAATTTCTGACTTGGAAAGCGCTCTTTGTTAAGAACAGAAAGGCAGGGGTATTTAAATGA
- a CDS encoding aspartate carbamoyltransferase catalytic subunit, whose protein sequence is MRHLLSINDLSASDAIGILDTATELARINDGQVKKLPTLRGRTIVNLFAEDSTRTRISFEAAAKRLSADVINFSAKGSSLSKGESLKDTAQTLQAMGADAVVIRHSASGAAQRLADLEWMSGSVINAGDGTHEHPSQALLDAFTIRKHLGKGASDLKGLRVAIVGDVLHSRVARSNVLLLSMLGADVVLVAPPTLLPVGVESWPATISYDFDSVIPNVDAIMMLRVQQERMSDLFFPNSREYSRYFGLNSERMSAMAKHAIVMHPGPMNRGLEIAADVADSARSVIVEQVTNGVNVRMAILYVLLAGGPLEVGSN, encoded by the coding sequence ATGCGCCACCTTCTTTCGATCAATGATCTGAGCGCATCTGATGCAATCGGAATCCTTGATACAGCAACAGAGTTAGCACGCATTAATGACGGGCAAGTTAAAAAGCTCCCAACATTGCGTGGGCGAACAATCGTCAACCTATTTGCTGAAGACTCCACACGAACAAGAATCTCTTTTGAGGCTGCGGCAAAACGCCTTTCAGCCGATGTCATTAACTTCTCGGCCAAGGGTTCGAGTCTTAGTAAAGGTGAATCTCTTAAAGACACGGCTCAAACTTTGCAAGCTATGGGCGCAGATGCGGTGGTCATTCGTCACTCGGCATCTGGTGCAGCCCAGCGTTTAGCAGATCTTGAATGGATGTCGGGGAGTGTTATCAACGCAGGAGATGGAACGCATGAGCATCCAAGTCAAGCGTTACTTGATGCTTTCACTATTCGTAAACATCTTGGTAAGGGAGCAAGTGATCTGAAGGGATTACGAGTTGCAATTGTGGGAGATGTTCTGCACTCTCGCGTAGCGCGTTCAAACGTATTGTTGCTTTCAATGCTCGGTGCTGATGTTGTGTTAGTAGCACCGCCCACGTTGCTTCCTGTTGGTGTTGAGAGCTGGCCAGCAACAATCTCATATGATTTTGATTCGGTAATTCCAAACGTGGATGCAATCATGATGCTGCGTGTGCAACAAGAGCGGATGAGTGATCTCTTCTTTCCTAATTCACGTGAGTATTCACGCTACTTTGGTCTCAATTCCGAACGAATGTCAGCTATGGCTAAACATGCAATCGTGATGCACCCAGGACCTATGAATCGCGGACTAGAGATCGCAGCTGATGTTGCAGATAGTGCTCGATCCGTAATCGTTGAACAAGTAACTAACGGAGTAAATGTGCGTATGGCTATCTTGTATGTCTTACTTGCCGGCGGACCTTTAGAAGTAGGGAGCAACTAA
- a CDS encoding shikimate kinase codes for MPRLVLIGPPGCGKSTVGGALASKLSIDFVDTDTQIETSFGHKISDIFVDKGEAFFRDLEFAALAESLQVSDCVLSLGGGAPIASRAQELLKSCASPIFFLDVSLAVAAPRVGFNRDRPLLLSNPRAQWQSLAETRRPIYESLATFVIKVDSMSVEEVVNEIAAKL; via the coding sequence ATGCCACGTCTTGTTTTGATTGGGCCTCCAGGTTGCGGTAAATCAACAGTTGGCGGTGCCCTAGCCAGCAAACTTTCAATCGATTTCGTTGATACGGATACTCAAATTGAAACTTCATTTGGCCATAAAATCTCAGATATTTTTGTTGACAAAGGTGAAGCGTTCTTTCGAGACTTAGAGTTCGCAGCACTAGCTGAGTCTTTGCAGGTTAGTGATTGTGTCTTATCTCTTGGTGGCGGTGCACCTATTGCATCCAGAGCCCAAGAGCTTCTTAAGTCCTGCGCTTCTCCTATTTTCTTTTTGGATGTCTCATTAGCAGTTGCAGCTCCTCGTGTTGGCTTTAATCGTGACAGACCACTCTTGCTCTCAAATCCTCGAGCGCAATGGCAGTCACTTGCAGAGACACGAAGACCTATCTATGAATCTTTAGCAACCTTTGTCATTAAAGTTGATTCCATGTCCGTGGAAGAAGTAGTTAACGAGATTGCAGCAAAATTATGA
- a CDS encoding helix-turn-helix domain-containing protein: MNIEMEEIAARLRSIRLSRNLTLADVETKSHKQLRAVALGSYERGDRTLSVKKAAQLSEFYDVPLSYLLTGRSPTQKAEDEIVIDLRRIKALSITEEKSSPTAQILFSFIFGIIKERQDFNGEILSLRKSDIAFLTITIGCTHEEFTMYLSHNKLLFETKGTGSL, encoded by the coding sequence ATGAACATAGAAATGGAAGAAATAGCCGCACGCCTTCGATCAATACGCCTTTCACGAAATCTGACCTTGGCTGACGTTGAAACTAAGAGTCATAAGCAATTACGAGCAGTCGCTCTTGGCTCCTATGAACGTGGCGATAGAACGTTGAGTGTGAAGAAAGCGGCTCAACTATCAGAGTTCTATGACGTACCACTCTCATATCTCTTAACGGGACGTTCTCCCACCCAGAAGGCTGAAGATGAGATTGTGATCGATTTGCGCCGAATCAAAGCACTTTCCATCACAGAGGAGAAGAGCTCGCCAACTGCACAGATTCTCTTCTCATTTATCTTTGGGATTATCAAAGAGCGCCAGGATTTCAACGGGGAAATTTTGTCCCTGCGCAAGAGTGATATCGCATTTCTGACTATCACCATAGGCTGCACACATGAAGAGTTCACCATGTATCTATCACACAACAAACTGCTTTTTGAAACTAAAGGGACAGGTTCTCTTTGA
- a CDS encoding shikimate dehydrogenase: MIKAAVLGSPISHSLSPLLHSAAYAQMGLKASYEAIEVKADTLAQFMGERDETWTGFSLTMPLKEEAIAYADHVDDLAKRINSANTLYRKAGQWHATSTDVIGFTNALKMHNVDVKGHVVILGAGATARAAAAACDNSSTQITVINRSLARVQAMSDAVIESELSFLNWDDLSVLADADLVISTAPAGVTDSIDLPDKTSVPYFEALYKPWPTPASSLWALRGGSVIDGLDLLIHQALAQIAIFSSTAFDSALMYNKLREVGLAALK; encoded by the coding sequence ATGATAAAAGCCGCTGTCCTAGGATCTCCCATTTCACACTCCCTAAGCCCACTGTTGCACAGCGCCGCCTATGCACAAATGGGTCTGAAGGCAAGCTATGAAGCGATAGAAGTGAAGGCAGATACTTTGGCTCAGTTTATGGGTGAAAGAGATGAAACATGGACGGGCTTTTCACTGACTATGCCGTTGAAGGAAGAAGCGATTGCTTATGCAGATCATGTTGATGATTTAGCAAAGCGAATCAATAGTGCAAATACTTTGTATAGAAAAGCAGGGCAGTGGCACGCTACTTCAACAGATGTTATTGGATTTACAAACGCTCTCAAGATGCACAACGTTGATGTGAAGGGCCATGTAGTTATTCTGGGAGCAGGAGCCACTGCGCGTGCTGCAGCTGCTGCATGTGATAATTCAAGTACGCAAATCACCGTTATCAATCGTTCACTGGCAAGAGTGCAGGCCATGTCAGATGCGGTGATCGAGTCAGAATTAAGTTTTCTCAACTGGGATGATTTGAGTGTTCTCGCCGATGCTGATTTGGTGATTAGCACAGCACCAGCCGGCGTGACAGATTCAATTGATCTACCAGACAAAACATCGGTTCCATATTTCGAAGCACTCTATAAGCCCTGGCCAACACCTGCATCATCTTTGTGGGCCTTGCGTGGGGGAAGTGTTATCGATGGTTTAGATCTCTTAATCCACCAAGCCTTGGCTCAGATTGCTATTTTTTCAAGCACGGCCTTTGATTCTGCGCTCATGTATAACAAATTACGTGAAGTTGGGTTAGCAGCCCTTAAGTAA